The following proteins are co-located in the Eubalaena glacialis isolate mEubGla1 chromosome 14, mEubGla1.1.hap2.+ XY, whole genome shotgun sequence genome:
- the MOGS gene encoding mannosyl-oligosaccharide glucosidase — MARGERRRRGAPADGARTAERAARGGPARREGRGGRARGAAAGAALAVVVLSLALGLSGCWLLAWHRARRAVTLHSAPPALPPDSSSPAVAPDLFWGTYRPHVYFGMKTRSPQPLLTGLMWAQQGTTPGTPKLRHTCEQGDGVGPYGWEFHDGLSFGRQHIQDGALRLTTEFVKRPGGQHGGNWSWRVTVEPQASSTSALPLVSLFFYVVTDGKEVLVPEVGAKGQLKFISGHTSELGDFRFTLMPPTSPGDTAPKYGSYNVFWSSNPGLPLLTEMVKSRLNNWFQHRPPGASPERYLGLPGSLKWEDRGPSGQGQGQGQFLIQQVTLKVPFSVELVFESGSAQAGGSQALEQLAGSLLTQALESHAEAFRERFEKTFRLKEKGLSPEEQALGQVALSGLLGGIGYFYGQGLVLPDMEVEGSKQKVDPVLFPPVPLFTAVPSRSFFPRGFLWDEGFHQLVIQRWDPRLTREAVGHWLGLLNADGWIGREQVLGDEARARVPSEFLVQRTAHANPPTLLLPVAHMLEGGDPADYAFLRRAFPRLRAWFSWLHQSQAGPVPLSYRWRGRDPALPTLLNPKTLPSGLDDYPRASHPSPTERHLDLRCWVALGARVLMQLAEQLGEAEAAAELGPLAASLEAEESLDELHWAPELGVFADFGNHTKAVQLKPRPPQGLVRVVGRPSPRLQYVDALGYVSLFPFLLRLLDPNSSRLGPLLDVLADSRQLWSPFGLRSLAATSPFYSQRNSEHDPPYWRGAVWLNVNYLALGALHYYGHLEGPYQARAAKLHRELRTNLVGNVRRQYQATGFLWEQYSDQDGRGKGCRPFQGWTSLVLLAMAEDY, encoded by the exons ATGGCTCGGGGCGAGCGGCGGCGCCGCGGGGCGCCGGCAGACGGAGCGCGGACCGCTGAGAGGGCGGCTCGGGGCGGCCCCGCGCGACGGGAAGGCCGGGGCGGCAGGGCCCGGGGCGCGGCTGCGGGAGCGGCTCTGGCCGTCGTGGTCCTGTCTCTGGCCCTGGGCCTGTCGGGATGCTGGCTGCTGGCATGGCACCGTGCGCGGCGGGCTGTCACGCTGCACTCCGCGCCCCCGGCGCTGCCTCCCGACTCTTCCAGCCCCGCCGTGGCCCCGGACCTCTTCTGGGGCACCTACCGCCCTCACGTTTACTTCGGCATGAAGACCCGCAGTCCGCAGCCCCTCCTCACCG GACTGATGTGGGCGCAGCAAGGCACCACCCCGGGGACCCCTAAGCTCAGGCACACGTGTGAGCAGGGGGACGGCGTGGGTCCCTATGGCTGGGAGTTCCACGACGGTCTCTCTTTCGGGCGGCAACACATCCAGGATGGGGCCTTAAGGCTCACCACTGAGTTCGTCAAGAGGCCTGGGGGTCAACACGGAGGGAACTGGAGCTGGAGAGTGACTGTAGAGCCTCAG GCCTCAAGTACCTCTGCTCTCCCTTTGGTGTCCTTGTTCTTCTATGTGGTAACAGATGGCAAAGAAGTCCTAGTGCCAGAGGTTGGGGCTAAGGGGCAGTTGAAGTTCATCAGTGGACACACCAGTGAACTTGGTGACTTCCGCTTTACACTTATGCCACCAACCAGTCCAGGAGATACAGCCCCCAAGTATGGCAG CTACAATGTCTTCTGGTCCTCCAACCCAGGACTTCCCTTGCTGACAGAGATGGTGAAGAGCCGCCTAAATAACTGGTTTCAGCATCGGCCCCCAGGGGCttcccctgaacgctacctcggctTGCCAGGATCTCTGAAGTGGGAGGACAGAGGCCCAAGTGGGCAAGGACAGGGACAAGGGCAGTTTTTGATACAACAGGTGACACTGAAAGTCCCCTTTTCTGTGGAGTTGGTGTTTGAATCAGGCAGTGCCCAGGCAGGAGGAAGCCAAGCCCTAGAGCAGCTGGCAGGCAGCCTGCTGACCCAGGCCCTGGAAAGCCATGCTGAAGCCTTTAGAGAGCGCTTTGAGAAGACCTTCCGGCTGAAGGAGAAGGGCCTGAGCCCTGAGGAGCAGGCTTTGGGTCAGGTTGCCCTCAGTGGTCTTCTTGGTGGTATTGGCTACTTCTATGGACAGGGTCTGGTGTTGCCAGACATGGAGGTTGAGGGGTCTAAGCAGAAGGTGGACCCAGTCCTCTTTCCACCTGTTCCTCTTTTCACAGCAGTGCCCTCCCGGTCATTCTTCCCTCGAGGTTTCCTGTGGGACGAGGGCTTTCACCAGCTGGTGATCCAACGGTGGGATCCCCGGCTCACCCGGGAGGCCGTAGGCCACTGGCTGGGGCTGCTAAATGCTGACGGCTGGATTGGGCGGGAGCAGGTGCTGGGGGATGAGGCCCGAGCTCGGGTGCCCTCAGAGTTCCTGGTGCAACGGACAGCCCACGCCAACCCCCCAACTCTGCTTTTGCCTGTAGCCCACATGCTAGAGGGTGGTGACCCTGCTGACTATGCCTTCCTCCGCAGGGCCTTCCCCCGCCTGCGTGCCTGGTTCTCCTGGCTTCATCAGAGCCAGGCAGGGCCAGTGCCACTATCTTATCGCTGGCGGGGCCGGGACCCAGCCTTGCCAACCCTACTGAACCCCAAGACGCTGCCTTCAGGGTTGGATGACTATCCCCGGGCTTCACACCCTTCACCCACTGAGCGGCACCTGGACCTGCGGTGCTGGGTGGCACTGGGTGCCCGTGTGCTGATGCAGCTAGCGGAGCAGCTGGGAGAGGCTGAGGCAGCTGCAGAGCTGGGCCCACTGGCTGCCTCCCTGGAAGCAGAGGAGAGCCTGGATGAGCTGCATTGGGCCCCAGAGCTAGGAGTCTTTGCAGACTTTGGGAATCACACAAAAGCAGTGCAGCTGAAGCCTAGACCCCCTCAGGGGCTGGTGCGAGTGGTGGGCCGGCCCAGCCCTCGCTTACAATATGTGGATGCCTTGGGCTATGTCAGTCTTTTCCCCTTCCTGCTGAGGCTGCTGGACCCCAACTCATCCCGCCTTGGACCCCTGCTGGATGTTCTAGCTGATAGCCGCCAGCTCTGGAGCCCCTTTGGTTTGCGCTCCCTTGCAGCAACCAGCCCCTTTTACAGCCAGCGCAATTCAGAGCATGATCCTCCCTACTGGCGAGGTGCTGTGTGGCTCAATGTCAACTACCTGGCATTGGGGGCTCTTCACTACTATGGGCATCTGGAGGGTCCCTACCAGGCCCGTGCTGCCAAGCTCCACAGAGAGCTCCGTACCAATCTGGTGGGCAATGTGAGGCGGCAGTACCAGGCCACGGGCTTCCTGTGGGAGCAATACAGTGACCAGGATGGGCGAGGCAAGGGCTGCCGCCCTTTCCAGGGCTGGACCAGCCTTGTCCTACTGGCCATGGCTGAAGACTACTGA